The following are encoded in a window of Mustela nigripes isolate SB6536 chromosome 3, MUSNIG.SB6536, whole genome shotgun sequence genomic DNA:
- the METTL8 gene encoding tRNA N(3)-methylcytidine methyltransferase METTL8, mitochondrial isoform X3, which produces MQWSEEEEAAAGKKVEENSAVRVLLEEQVKYENEASKYWNTFYKIHKNKFFKDRNWLLREFPEIIPVDQKTEQKLQELSWVHAKTSAADGFSRRHCPTMPEENNHKKSCGSSGSQSKVGSHFSNLESKENRKGPLKTKLFPGSNATFRILEVGCGAGNSVFPILNTLQNVPESFLYCCDFASRAVELVKLHSSYRAAQCYAFVHDVCDEGLPYPFPDGILDVILLVFVLSSIHPDRMQGVVNRLSNLLKPGGVLLFRDYGRYDKTQLRFKRGHCLSENFYVRGDGTRVYFFTKGEVHNMFCKAGLDEKQNLVDRRLQVNRKKQVKMHRVWVQGKFQKPLHLIQKTSKLGFSLLFHG; this is translated from the exons ttaagtATGAGAATGAAGCTAGTAAATATTGGAACACATTTTATAAGATTCATAAGAATAAGTTTTTCAAGGATCGTAATTGGCTGTTGAGGGAATTTCCTGAAATTATTCCAGTTGATCAAAAAACTGAACAGAAGCTGCAGGAATTATCATGGGTTCATGCAAAAACTAGTGCTGCAGATGGTTTCTCAAGAAGGCACTGCCCTACTATGCCTGAAGAAAACAATCATAAGAAAAGTTGTGGTTCATCAGGTAGTCAAAGCAAAGTGGGATCACATTTTTCCAACCTGGAatctaaagaaaacagaaaaggaccTCTGAAGACAAAATTGTTTCCTGGTAGCAACGCCACTTTCAGAATCCTAGAG gtTGGCTGTGGAGCTGGAAATAGTGTTTTTCCAATTTTGAACACTTTACA GAATGTTCCAGAGTCCTTTCTTTACTGTTGTGATTTTGCTTCCAGAGCTGTGGAGCTAGTAAAG TTGCACTCGTCCTACCGAGCAGCCCAGTGCTATGCCTTTGTTCATGACGTCTGTGATGAGGGCTTACCTTACCCTTTTCCAGATGGGATACTGGACGTCATTCTTCTTGTCTTTGTGCTCTCTTCCATTCATCCTGACAG GATGCAAGGCGTTGTAAACCGACTGTCCAACTTACTGAAACCTGGAGGAGTGCTATTATTTCGGGACTATGGAAGATATGATAAGACTCAGCTTCGTTTTAAAAGGG GACATTGCTTATCTGAAAATTTTTATGTTCGAGGAGATGGTACCAGAGTATATTTCTTTACAAAAG GGGAAGTCCACAATATGTTCTGCAAGGCTGGGTTAGATGAGAAGCAAAATCTGGTTGATCGTCGTTTACAAGTGAATAggaaaaaacaagtgaaaatgcaCCGAGTGTGGGTTCAAGGCAAATTCCAGAAACCATTACACTTGATTCAAAAAACCTCCAAGTTGGGATTTTCActcctttttcatggctga